From one Candidatus Limnocylindrales bacterium genomic stretch:
- a CDS encoding BamA/TamA family outer membrane protein yields the protein MRTPGRVALGMLRVLPLLVVPLALGVGGCSTVSKTLAPFGLTYGPGYAYDVRIVGVGGELEERLKASSVLFSKKYEPPGTLQGLRRRTQADRDIYLRVLRSRGFYDGTVLWHIDSSKKPAIVEMRVTRGERYKISRVDIEGIPSDAASLSAPDAGSSLGLAVGEPALAETVLAAESRLIVALATDGYPFAELPLREVRIDRLARTMEIHLRVDAGPHAKFGEVTVEGLKTVKEDLVRRRLKFARGDPFSPSRIEETRKDLFSTGVFSAITLTWGKRGDVGPDGEAPIHILVAEGKMHTIGAGLKYSSADGPGGRVFWEDRNVRGGAEKLRTEAEYSEQIATGGISYRKPDWYRVGQSLLLEAKADADKPPAYDRYALSASVGLERAVRKHFVGTAGLLVEQSDVQSQADRNEKGHAETKQFTLLGIPLGLRYDGSDNLLDPSRGHRTLASMSPYFSVLGDKVLMLALRVTESIYIPIDEKHRYVWASRVSLGSVIGPERNDTPADKRLYAGGGDSVRGYQFQYVGPLCDINNFDAEGHCRVDGGGSDKHKYRPLGGRSLLQVGTELRWKVTKTIGIVPFFEGAGIYEPSYPDFQDDIQWAAGLGFRYFTVAGPIRLDFGFPVNPRPSDSIFQLYISLGQAF from the coding sequence TTGCGAACGCCCGGTCGCGTTGCGCTCGGGATGCTGCGGGTGCTTCCGCTGCTGGTCGTCCCTCTGGCGCTCGGCGTGGGTGGATGCAGCACGGTCTCGAAGACGCTCGCGCCGTTCGGTCTCACGTACGGTCCCGGTTACGCGTACGACGTCAGGATCGTCGGCGTCGGCGGCGAGCTCGAGGAGCGGCTGAAGGCGTCCTCCGTGCTGTTCTCGAAGAAGTACGAACCGCCCGGCACGCTGCAGGGCCTCAGGCGGCGCACGCAGGCCGACCGCGACATTTATCTTCGCGTGCTGCGCTCGCGCGGCTTCTATGACGGAACCGTCCTCTGGCACATCGATTCGAGCAAGAAGCCGGCGATCGTCGAGATGCGCGTCACGCGCGGCGAGCGCTACAAGATCTCGCGCGTCGACATCGAGGGCATCCCTTCGGACGCCGCCAGTCTTTCCGCCCCCGACGCGGGCAGCTCGCTCGGGCTTGCCGTCGGAGAGCCGGCACTTGCCGAGACTGTGCTCGCGGCCGAGTCGCGCCTGATCGTTGCGCTTGCGACCGACGGCTATCCATTCGCCGAGCTCCCGCTGCGTGAAGTGCGCATCGATCGCCTCGCGCGCACGATGGAGATCCACCTGCGCGTGGACGCGGGGCCGCACGCGAAGTTCGGCGAGGTCACCGTCGAAGGATTGAAGACCGTCAAGGAGGATCTCGTCCGGCGCCGGCTCAAGTTCGCGCGCGGCGATCCGTTCTCGCCTTCGAGGATCGAGGAAACCAGAAAGGACCTGTTTTCGACCGGAGTGTTCTCGGCGATTACGCTGACGTGGGGAAAGCGCGGTGACGTCGGGCCGGACGGAGAGGCGCCGATTCACATCCTCGTCGCCGAAGGGAAGATGCACACGATCGGCGCCGGCCTGAAGTACTCTTCGGCCGACGGCCCCGGCGGACGCGTGTTCTGGGAAGACCGCAACGTGCGCGGCGGCGCGGAAAAGCTGCGCACCGAGGCGGAGTACAGCGAACAGATCGCGACCGGCGGAATCTCCTACCGCAAGCCCGACTGGTACCGCGTCGGACAGAGTCTTCTGCTCGAAGCCAAGGCCGATGCGGACAAGCCGCCGGCGTATGACCGCTATGCGCTGAGCGCATCGGTCGGTCTCGAGCGCGCGGTCCGCAAGCATTTCGTCGGCACCGCCGGCCTGCTGGTCGAGCAGTCGGACGTGCAGAGCCAGGCAGACCGCAACGAGAAGGGGCACGCCGAGACCAAGCAGTTCACGCTGCTCGGCATCCCGCTCGGGCTTCGCTACGACGGCAGCGACAACCTTCTGGATCCGAGCCGCGGCCATCGCACGCTCGCCAGCATGTCGCCGTACTTCAGCGTGCTCGGCGACAAGGTGCTGATGCTTGCGCTGCGCGTGACGGAGAGCATCTACATCCCGATCGACGAGAAGCACAGGTACGTGTGGGCGAGCAGGGTGTCACTCGGTTCGGTGATCGGACCGGAGCGCAACGATACGCCGGCCGACAAGCGGCTCTATGCGGGCGGCGGCGACTCGGTGCGCGGCTATCAGTTCCAGTACGTCGGCCCCCTGTGCGACATCAATAACTTCGATGCCGAGGGGCACTGCCGGGTCGACGGAGGCGGCAGCGACAAGCACAAGTACCGTCCGCTCGGAGGACGATCCCTGCTGCAGGTCGGAACCGAGCTGCGCTGGAAGGTCACCAAGACGATCGGCATCGTTCCGTTCTTCGAAGGAGCCGGCATCTACGAGCCGAGCTATCCGGATTTCCAGGATGACATCCAGTGGGCCGCCGGGCTCGGCTTCCGCTATTTCACCGTGGCCGGGCCGATCCGTCTCGATTTCGGATTTCCGGTCAATCCGCGGCCGAGCGACAGCATCTTCCAGCTCTACATCAGCCTCGGGCAGGCGTTCTGA
- a CDS encoding acyl-CoA synthetase, which yields MSSWNIGDILSAIGPVLGEEPALVHSSADGSARILSWREVDRRTNALARAFVDGGAKPGDKVAIYAYNRPEWLEAVAACFKARLVPVNVNYRYRDEELLYLLDNSDAVVLVFEGIFAENAARLAARLPALRMLVRLEDGGAACEGALDYDALVAGPSDPLEIERSPDDLLLLYTGGTTGMPKGVMWRQEDVFRTLGGGADPLSAAGRPATLAEHVANVIAGTNKQRLLPACPVMHGTGLFTAINALMNGGSVVTVDSRTFRAHALWSAVERHEVSAIAIVGDVFARPMVQALDEKAYDLSSLRLIISSGVMWSIELKKALLAHHPQMLLFDSLGSSEATGLGASVMGVGIEVETASFKVGDRVKVITEDGREVAPGSGERGLVARSGPIPVGYYKDPEKTAKTFRTIGGVRYSMPGDFATVETDGTLRLLGRGSACINTGGEKVFPEEVEEVLKRHPDVEDAATVGLSDPHWGQAIHSLVVLRPGGSAGEAELRDHVREHLAAYKVPRRVFAVDSLGRSPSGKMDYKGVTARMHELVGRA from the coding sequence ATGAGCAGCTGGAACATCGGCGACATTCTCAGTGCGATCGGACCGGTCCTCGGCGAAGAGCCGGCGCTCGTGCACTCGTCGGCCGACGGCAGCGCGCGGATCCTTTCATGGAGAGAAGTCGACCGGCGCACCAACGCGCTTGCCCGGGCTTTCGTCGACGGTGGCGCGAAGCCCGGCGACAAGGTCGCCATCTACGCTTACAACCGGCCCGAGTGGCTCGAGGCCGTCGCCGCATGCTTCAAGGCAAGGCTGGTGCCGGTCAACGTGAACTACCGGTACCGCGACGAAGAGCTGCTGTACCTTCTCGACAACAGCGACGCGGTGGTGCTCGTGTTCGAAGGAATCTTCGCCGAAAACGCCGCGCGGCTTGCAGCACGCCTGCCGGCGCTTCGCATGCTGGTCCGTCTCGAAGATGGAGGAGCTGCCTGCGAAGGAGCGCTCGATTACGACGCGCTGGTGGCGGGGCCGTCCGATCCTCTCGAGATCGAACGCAGCCCGGACGACCTGTTGCTGCTCTATACCGGCGGGACCACCGGCATGCCGAAAGGCGTGATGTGGCGGCAGGAGGACGTGTTCCGCACGCTCGGAGGCGGAGCCGATCCGCTGAGCGCGGCCGGGCGTCCCGCGACGCTTGCCGAGCACGTCGCCAACGTCATCGCGGGAACCAACAAGCAGCGTCTGCTTCCCGCGTGTCCGGTCATGCACGGCACCGGCCTGTTCACGGCAATCAATGCGCTGATGAACGGCGGCAGCGTCGTGACCGTCGACTCGCGCACGTTTCGCGCACACGCGCTGTGGTCGGCGGTCGAGCGTCACGAGGTCAGTGCGATCGCGATCGTCGGCGACGTGTTCGCGCGTCCGATGGTGCAGGCGCTCGACGAAAAGGCGTACGATCTGTCGAGCCTGCGGCTGATCATTTCGTCCGGCGTGATGTGGTCGATCGAGCTCAAGAAGGCGCTGCTCGCGCATCATCCGCAGATGCTGCTGTTCGATTCGCTCGGGTCCTCCGAGGCCACCGGGCTCGGTGCATCGGTGATGGGCGTGGGCATCGAAGTCGAGACTGCGTCGTTCAAAGTCGGCGACCGCGTCAAGGTGATCACCGAGGACGGACGCGAGGTTGCGCCGGGAAGCGGTGAGCGCGGGCTGGTTGCGCGCAGCGGTCCGATTCCGGTCGGCTACTACAAGGATCCCGAGAAGACCGCGAAGACGTTCCGCACGATCGGCGGCGTTCGCTACTCGATGCCCGGCGACTTTGCGACGGTGGAGACCGACGGAACGCTGAGGCTTCTCGGCCGCGGATCGGCGTGCATCAATACCGGCGGCGAAAAGGTGTTTCCCGAGGAGGTCGAAGAGGTGCTCAAGCGCCATCCCGACGTCGAGGACGCGGCGACCGTCGGGCTTTCCGATCCGCACTGGGGCCAGGCGATCCATTCGCTCGTCGTGCTGAGGCCCGGCGGGTCCGCCGGCGAGGCCGAGCTTCGCGATCACGTGCGCGAGCATCTCGCCGCGTACAAGGTTCCGCGGCGCGTGTTTGCCGTCGACAGTCTGGGTCGCTCGCCGTCGGGCAAGATGGACTACAAGGGTGTCACCGCGCGCATGCATGAGCTGGTCGGCCGCGCCTGA